A region of Granulicella aggregans DNA encodes the following proteins:
- a CDS encoding uracil-DNA glycosylase family protein: protein MSELQQLLGEISHCPVVREIRLGNSTSSCACRQIVSVQTGADFQVPEPWSGQIDIAPLLFISSNPSIDEHEDYPYASWEFSKTADFFSNRFALASGWVKDGLYPRQIDGSWSKDWVRFWASARGRSREILQRKIEPGIDFALTEVVHCKSRREYGVSEARDECANRYLQRVISVSAAKLLIVYGKQAEGVVRRHFGPAMTALGHGLSLILIGDRPRMLVFLPHPNERGSKKTVESNVGTKGLTLIRAHVKGRDVVDEGD, encoded by the coding sequence ATGAGTGAACTCCAGCAACTTCTGGGTGAAATTTCCCACTGCCCCGTCGTGCGTGAAATCCGCCTCGGAAACTCGACTTCCTCTTGCGCCTGTCGCCAAATTGTCAGCGTTCAGACCGGAGCGGATTTCCAGGTGCCTGAGCCGTGGTCTGGACAGATCGACATCGCGCCTCTGCTCTTCATTAGCTCGAATCCATCGATTGATGAACACGAGGATTACCCATACGCATCTTGGGAATTCTCCAAAACGGCGGACTTCTTTAGCAACCGGTTTGCGCTGGCTTCTGGATGGGTGAAAGATGGGCTTTACCCCCGCCAGATTGATGGCTCCTGGAGCAAAGATTGGGTACGTTTCTGGGCGTCCGCTAGGGGGCGGTCGCGCGAGATCTTGCAGAGGAAAATCGAGCCGGGAATAGATTTTGCGCTGACGGAAGTCGTCCATTGCAAATCGCGCAGAGAATATGGGGTCAGTGAGGCGCGGGACGAATGCGCCAACCGCTATCTTCAGAGGGTAATCTCTGTGTCGGCTGCGAAACTCCTGATTGTGTACGGCAAACAAGCAGAGGGTGTGGTTCGTCGTCATTTTGGTCCTGCGATGACGGCTCTCGGGCACGGTCTCAGTCTTATATTGATCGGAGATAGACCTCGAATGCTGGTGTTCTTGCCTCATCCGAATGAGCGTGGTTCGAAAAAGACTGTAGAGTCGAACGTCGGGACTAAGGGCCTCACCCTGATTCGTGCCCACGTCAAGGGACGCGACGTTGTGGACGAAGGAGACTGA
- a CDS encoding phospholipase D-like domain-containing protein — MTDLFKRAELSVTVAGYAVHQGKRIFQELAMRMEQKPSLQVRLFLNLAVRLEDASSVASVKRFAQEFTTRHWPENHRLPEVYYDRRPLDAPMGPSVAFHAKCVILDQAELFVSSANFTEAAQNRNVELGVLIRSSMLARQATSFLADLVSDGICERAI; from the coding sequence GTGACCGATCTCTTCAAGCGGGCAGAACTAAGCGTGACGGTCGCCGGTTATGCGGTCCATCAGGGAAAAAGAATTTTTCAAGAGCTTGCAATGCGCATGGAGCAAAAACCGTCGCTACAGGTCCGTCTCTTCCTGAATCTCGCTGTGCGACTAGAAGACGCATCCTCTGTTGCCTCGGTCAAACGTTTCGCTCAGGAATTCACGACACGCCACTGGCCCGAGAATCATCGCCTACCCGAGGTCTATTATGACCGACGGCCATTGGATGCCCCCATGGGGCCGTCAGTGGCATTTCACGCCAAGTGTGTAATTCTCGACCAAGCGGAACTATTCGTGTCGTCTGCAAATTTTACTGAGGCGGCTCAGAATCGCAACGTGGAATTAGGAGTTTTGATCAGGTCCTCGATGTTGGCGAGGCAGGCCACGTCCTTCTTGGCTGATTTAGTCAGCGATGGCATATGCGAACGCGCCATATGA